In the Hyalangium ruber genome, one interval contains:
- a CDS encoding DNA topoisomerase IB encodes MTQIERLQSEGVRRVGSPKRGFRYVRSDGRPVARQERERIEALKIPPAWTDVAISPSVKAKLQAVGKDGAGRWQYRYSEAFSQRRQEAKYRRIVGFARALPKIRHRVSADLRRPGLGRDKVLACMLRILGTCFIRPGSQVYAEENGSFGLATLRAKHVKVKGDTVYFDFPGKSGQQQHRELKDRRVAAVIRQLLKVPGRDVFKFVLDDGFVVDVRRRHINEYIREVMGAQYSAKDFRTWAGTLICACALARARQRVKQAAAQGGKTAVKKTVVAAVKEAAEHLGNTPAVARSSYIYPSVLAMFEQGKVVGRYFESVEELTNHEGPDLHCSEKSLLNLLKDCAKDTALV; translated from the coding sequence ATGACTCAGATCGAGCGGCTGCAGAGCGAGGGAGTCCGGCGGGTGGGGAGCCCGAAGCGGGGCTTCCGGTACGTTCGCTCGGACGGTCGCCCGGTCGCCCGCCAGGAGCGCGAGCGCATCGAGGCCCTGAAGATTCCGCCCGCCTGGACGGACGTGGCGATCTCACCTTCCGTGAAGGCGAAGTTGCAGGCGGTGGGAAAGGACGGCGCGGGACGGTGGCAGTACCGCTACAGCGAGGCGTTCTCCCAGCGGCGGCAGGAGGCGAAGTACCGGCGCATCGTGGGCTTCGCGCGAGCCCTGCCGAAGATCCGGCACCGGGTGAGCGCCGATCTGCGGCGGCCAGGGCTGGGGCGGGACAAGGTGCTGGCGTGCATGCTGCGCATCCTCGGGACCTGCTTCATCCGGCCCGGCAGTCAGGTGTATGCGGAGGAGAACGGCAGCTTCGGGCTGGCCACGCTGCGCGCCAAGCACGTGAAGGTGAAGGGCGACACGGTGTACTTCGACTTCCCGGGCAAGAGCGGCCAGCAGCAACACCGGGAGCTGAAGGATCGGCGCGTGGCAGCAGTCATCCGGCAGTTGCTGAAGGTGCCGGGGCGAGACGTCTTCAAGTTCGTACTGGATGACGGCTTCGTGGTGGACGTGCGGCGCCGCCACATCAACGAGTACATCCGCGAGGTGATGGGGGCGCAGTACAGCGCCAAGGACTTCCGGACGTGGGCGGGGACGCTGATCTGCGCGTGTGCGCTGGCCCGGGCCCGGCAGCGGGTGAAGCAGGCGGCGGCACAAGGGGGCAAGACGGCGGTGAAGAAGACCGTGGTGGCCGCGGTGAAGGAGGCGGCCGAGCACCTGGGCAACACGCCGGCGGTTGCGCGCTCCTCGTACATCTACCCGTCCGTGCTGGCCATGTTCGAGCAGGGCAAGGTCGTGGGCCGCTACTTCGAATCCGTGGAGGAGCTGACGAACCACGAGGGGCCGGACCTGCACTGCTCGGAGAAGTCCCTGCTGAACCTGCTCAAGGACTGCGCGAAGGACACGGCCCTCGTGTAG
- a CDS encoding TonB-dependent receptor, which produces MSRRVHLARGLCLVAVLLGSGALAQGNSVITGTIFNTENKQPLVDAVVTATSPSLQGERTVLTDKTGLYRLPQLPPGDYTLRVVADGFRPYERGAIALRIDRTIRVNVELLPESMSEELIVTAAPPTVDLGSSSMGVSIDADFLKNVPVIRPGSKGSASRSFESLAELAPGAVDDRYGVSVSGSSSPESQFVVDGLSVNDPSVGTLGTPLSVEFVKEVNVITSGYMPEFGRSTGGVLNVVTKSGSNEFHGSVFANVAPGFLQTTQTAVQSSGTVITAQGRPWNLGDFGFDLGGPIVKDKLWFYAGVAPSFNRIRVERQLNTLDICTARDVENGCSGPGVARIDPVTRYQISTPIEGTRVDRFADERSLQYTAKLTYLFSPDHNLSLSVFGVPRSSGGQGKYSFSDDGDPEVCSGLSCTAFVQGAYNSIATQRENNALDLVAKQSSSFFNKKLLIDATVGWHHQEDSILPSDDSGLNTGEGLSSQSRINWRRTRREGVAGGRAVRDYHSITEFESLLDPSICDSPMELPEHQRATRCPVTSYATGGPNTISIQELDRIQGKVLGTYLFEAAGHHIIKAGFDLERTSFYNNRARTGGTPWTECTDGTCFFTSTQYGFLEAPDQPVFLPNKEGTSRSMTMGGFIQDSWAVADKVTLNVGVRYDVQTIWGLDDKVGLYLPNQWSPRLGLIYDPTQQGRSKLFVNFARFFENVPLDMADLSFPQQQLLTSTYDTPPCKPSELDSLESDCTLDENRQVIGNPENPNQVWGDEGGDRVPVDPQIKPQSVDEFVVGAEYEVLLGRFGLAYTRRELNDVIEDMSRDDGSTFFIGNPGKGYSTDFPEAVRKYDGVSLYYQKNFSNKWLAQASYTWSRLVGNYSGLFRADTGQLSPNLTRDFDLLSLTFNRYGLLPGDRTHSLKAFGAREIDITRGISLNLGGGYRGRSGTPLNYLGAHPRRSGSETFILPRGAAGRTPWVHNFDGHLAYNQKLAGNYTLSLSLDVFNIFNFQQYTAVDQTFTFTRVMALENGQATAADLEACRSQPASQPCTKVVTATATPTPITSGEINPNFKRPIAYQSPRSVRLGAKISF; this is translated from the coding sequence GTGTCTAGACGTGTTCATCTCGCCCGTGGGCTGTGTCTCGTGGCCGTATTGCTCGGCTCGGGGGCGCTGGCTCAGGGTAACTCGGTCATCACCGGCACCATCTTCAACACGGAGAACAAGCAGCCACTCGTGGATGCCGTCGTGACGGCCACGTCCCCCTCGCTCCAGGGCGAGCGCACGGTCCTCACGGACAAGACCGGCCTGTATCGGCTGCCGCAGCTGCCGCCCGGCGACTACACCCTCCGCGTGGTGGCGGATGGCTTCCGGCCGTATGAGCGCGGTGCCATCGCTCTGCGCATCGACCGGACCATCCGCGTCAACGTGGAGCTGCTCCCCGAGTCCATGAGCGAGGAGCTGATCGTCACGGCCGCTCCGCCCACCGTGGACCTGGGCTCCAGCTCGATGGGGGTGAGCATCGACGCCGACTTCCTCAAGAACGTGCCCGTCATCCGTCCCGGCTCGAAGGGCTCGGCGTCACGCTCCTTCGAGTCCCTGGCCGAGCTGGCCCCCGGTGCCGTGGATGACCGCTACGGCGTGAGCGTGAGCGGCAGCAGCTCGCCCGAGAGCCAGTTCGTCGTGGATGGCCTGTCCGTGAATGACCCCAGCGTGGGCACCCTGGGCACGCCCCTGTCCGTGGAGTTCGTCAAGGAGGTCAACGTCATCACCAGCGGCTACATGCCCGAGTTCGGTCGCTCCACGGGTGGCGTGCTCAACGTGGTCACCAAGTCCGGCTCGAATGAGTTCCACGGCTCGGTCTTCGCCAACGTGGCCCCGGGTTTCCTGCAGACGACGCAGACGGCGGTCCAGAGCTCGGGCACCGTCATCACCGCCCAGGGCCGTCCGTGGAACCTGGGCGACTTCGGCTTCGATCTCGGCGGCCCCATCGTCAAGGACAAGCTCTGGTTCTATGCGGGCGTGGCGCCCTCGTTCAATCGCATCCGGGTGGAGCGCCAGCTCAACACGCTGGACATCTGCACCGCGCGGGACGTGGAGAACGGCTGCAGCGGGCCGGGCGTTGCTCGGATCGATCCGGTGACCCGCTACCAGATCTCGACGCCCATCGAGGGCACGCGCGTCGACCGGTTCGCGGACGAGCGCAGCCTCCAGTACACGGCCAAGCTGACCTACCTCTTCAGCCCCGATCACAACCTGTCGCTGTCCGTCTTCGGTGTCCCGCGCTCCTCGGGCGGGCAGGGCAAGTACTCCTTCAGCGATGACGGCGATCCGGAGGTGTGCTCCGGGCTGTCCTGCACCGCGTTCGTGCAGGGCGCCTACAACTCCATTGCCACCCAGCGGGAGAACAACGCGCTGGACCTCGTGGCCAAGCAGTCCTCGTCCTTCTTCAACAAGAAGCTGCTCATCGACGCCACGGTGGGCTGGCACCACCAGGAGGACTCCATCCTGCCCTCGGATGACTCGGGGCTGAACACGGGGGAGGGGCTCTCGTCGCAGTCGCGCATCAACTGGCGGCGCACCCGTCGCGAGGGTGTGGCCGGTGGCCGCGCCGTGCGCGACTACCACAGCATCACGGAGTTCGAGTCGCTGCTGGATCCTTCCATCTGTGACTCGCCCATGGAGCTGCCCGAGCACCAGCGCGCGACGCGCTGCCCGGTGACGTCGTACGCGACGGGCGGGCCCAACACCATCAGCATCCAGGAGCTGGATCGCATCCAGGGCAAGGTCCTGGGCACCTACCTCTTCGAGGCGGCCGGCCACCACATCATCAAGGCTGGCTTCGATCTGGAGCGGACGAGCTTCTACAACAACCGCGCGCGCACCGGCGGCACCCCCTGGACTGAATGCACTGACGGCACGTGCTTCTTCACCTCCACCCAGTACGGCTTCCTGGAGGCGCCGGACCAGCCCGTCTTCCTCCCGAACAAGGAGGGCACCTCCCGCTCGATGACGATGGGCGGCTTCATTCAGGACAGCTGGGCCGTCGCCGACAAGGTCACCCTCAACGTCGGCGTCCGCTATGACGTGCAGACGATCTGGGGCCTGGACGACAAGGTGGGCCTGTACCTGCCCAACCAGTGGTCGCCGCGCCTGGGCCTCATCTACGACCCCACGCAGCAGGGGCGCTCGAAGCTCTTCGTGAACTTCGCGCGCTTCTTCGAGAACGTGCCGCTCGACATGGCGGATCTCTCGTTCCCGCAGCAGCAGCTGCTCACGTCCACGTATGACACGCCGCCGTGCAAGCCCTCGGAGCTCGACAGCCTGGAGAGCGACTGCACCCTCGACGAGAATCGGCAGGTCATCGGCAACCCGGAGAACCCCAACCAGGTCTGGGGCGACGAGGGTGGAGACCGGGTCCCCGTGGATCCGCAGATCAAGCCTCAGTCCGTGGACGAGTTCGTCGTCGGCGCCGAGTACGAGGTGCTGCTGGGTCGCTTCGGCCTGGCCTATACGCGCCGCGAGCTCAACGACGTCATCGAGGACATGAGCCGGGATGACGGCAGCACCTTCTTCATCGGCAACCCGGGCAAGGGCTACTCGACGGACTTCCCGGAGGCCGTCCGCAAGTACGACGGGGTGAGCCTCTACTACCAGAAGAACTTCTCGAACAAGTGGCTGGCCCAGGCCAGCTACACGTGGTCGCGCCTCGTGGGTAACTACTCGGGTCTGTTCCGCGCGGACACCGGACAGCTCTCGCCCAACCTCACGCGAGACTTCGACCTGCTGTCGCTGACCTTCAACCGGTACGGACTGCTGCCGGGCGATCGCACCCACAGCCTCAAGGCCTTCGGTGCGCGCGAGATCGACATCACCCGCGGCATCAGCCTCAACCTGGGCGGCGGGTACCGGGGTCGCTCCGGCACGCCGCTCAACTACCTGGGCGCCCACCCGCGTCGCAGCGGCTCGGAGACGTTCATCCTTCCGCGCGGCGCTGCTGGACGGACGCCCTGGGTCCACAACTTCGATGGGCACCTGGCCTACAACCAGAAGCTCGCCGGCAACTACACGCTGAGCCTCTCGCTGGACGTCTTCAACATCTTCAACTTCCAGCAGTACACGGCCGTGGATCAGACCTTCACCTTCACCCGCGTCATGGCCCTGGAGAATGGCCAGGCCACCGCGGCGGATCTGGAGGCCTGTCGGTCTCAGCCGGCGTCCCAGCCTTGTACGAAGGTCGTCACGGCCACCGCCACGCCGACGCCCATCACCTCCGGGGAGATCAACCCCAACTTCAAGCGTCCGATTGCCTACCAGTCGCCGCGGTCCGTCCGCCTCGGCGCCAAGATCAGCTTCTAG
- the ppk1 gene encoding polyphosphate kinase 1, translating into MPKRASRSRGASQKPSERDIIPAGVEVSDFNLFFNRELSWLSFNDRVLQLAEDSSVPLLERLKFCAIYARNLDEFFMIRVARLHEQARTGGVARLVPDGTSPGETLDKLHARLHEQGRRHSHCFERLLRPALADKGLRILSMKELDAEARAQVDQRFREQIFPVLTPLAIGLGRHFPYISNLSLSLAVLLRDPVAEVENVARVKVPKELLPRFLPIKGTSAFVPLEDVIAHHLGTLFPGMEVLDYGLFRVTRDADFTVSEDAEDLLVAVQTELRQRRFGDVIRLEVQAGMNPKLLEPLEEALGLEPRQVYAEQNLLALADLHAVVATPGFPELRDPPWTPITQPRLRPEVDAEGGGTVMAAMRRGDLLVHHPYESFSTSVERFVTEAVEDPDVLAIKQTVYRTSDSSPLVPALIRATERGKQAVCMVELKARFDERANIQWALSLEEAGVHVVYGIPGLKTHAKAILIVRREGERIRHYVHIGTGNYNPKTARLYTDLGLFTTDPEIGADVADLFNYLTGFARPKSFRKLLVAPINMREGLLAEIRRTVAAHSAERPARIQMKMNALVDPVMIRALYEASRAGVKVDLNIRGICCLRPGLAGVSENIRVVSTLGRFLEHARIYFFDRGGETRCFIGSADLMPRNLDHRVEAFTPVEDANLLSQIRDLLDRCFADNTHAWDLEADGTWRRRAPQGEKRWAQSELMDRAVRLAQATTGRPTS; encoded by the coding sequence ATGCCGAAGCGCGCCTCCAGGAGCCGGGGGGCCAGTCAGAAGCCCAGCGAGCGGGACATCATCCCCGCAGGAGTGGAGGTCTCGGATTTCAACCTCTTCTTCAACCGGGAGCTGTCCTGGCTGTCCTTCAACGACCGGGTGCTCCAGCTCGCCGAGGACAGCTCGGTGCCCCTGCTGGAACGGCTGAAGTTCTGCGCCATCTATGCCCGCAACCTGGACGAGTTCTTCATGATCCGGGTGGCGCGGCTACACGAACAGGCGCGCACGGGAGGGGTGGCGCGGCTTGTCCCGGATGGGACCAGTCCGGGGGAGACGCTCGACAAGCTGCACGCGCGCCTTCACGAGCAAGGGCGGCGCCACAGCCACTGCTTCGAGCGGCTGCTGCGCCCAGCCCTGGCGGACAAGGGGCTGCGCATCCTCTCCATGAAGGAGCTGGACGCGGAGGCCCGGGCGCAAGTGGACCAGCGCTTCCGCGAGCAGATCTTCCCGGTGCTCACCCCGCTGGCCATCGGGCTGGGGCGCCACTTCCCGTACATCTCCAACCTCTCGCTGAGCCTGGCGGTGCTGCTGCGCGATCCGGTGGCGGAGGTGGAGAACGTGGCCCGGGTGAAGGTGCCCAAGGAGCTGCTGCCCCGCTTCCTGCCCATCAAGGGCACCTCGGCCTTCGTCCCGCTGGAGGATGTCATCGCCCACCACCTGGGCACCCTCTTCCCGGGCATGGAGGTGCTCGACTACGGGCTGTTCCGCGTCACCCGAGACGCGGACTTCACCGTGTCCGAGGACGCGGAGGATCTGCTGGTGGCGGTGCAGACCGAGCTGCGCCAGCGCCGCTTCGGGGACGTCATCCGCCTGGAGGTGCAGGCGGGGATGAACCCCAAGCTGCTCGAGCCGCTGGAGGAGGCGCTGGGGCTGGAGCCGCGGCAGGTGTACGCGGAGCAGAACCTGCTGGCGCTGGCGGATCTGCACGCGGTGGTGGCCACGCCCGGCTTCCCCGAGCTGAGGGATCCACCGTGGACGCCCATCACCCAGCCCCGGCTGCGGCCCGAGGTGGACGCGGAGGGCGGCGGCACGGTGATGGCGGCGATGCGCCGGGGAGATCTGCTCGTTCACCACCCATACGAGTCCTTCTCCACCTCGGTGGAGCGCTTCGTCACCGAGGCGGTGGAGGACCCGGATGTGCTGGCCATCAAGCAGACGGTGTACCGCACGTCGGACAGCTCACCGCTGGTGCCCGCGCTCATCCGCGCCACGGAGCGCGGCAAACAGGCGGTGTGCATGGTGGAGCTCAAGGCCCGGTTCGACGAGCGCGCCAACATCCAGTGGGCGCTCTCGCTGGAGGAGGCGGGAGTGCATGTCGTCTACGGCATCCCCGGGCTGAAGACGCACGCCAAGGCGATTCTCATCGTCCGCCGGGAGGGAGAGCGCATCCGGCACTACGTCCACATCGGCACGGGCAACTACAACCCGAAGACGGCGCGGCTCTACACGGACCTGGGGCTGTTCACCACGGATCCGGAGATCGGCGCGGACGTGGCGGACCTGTTCAACTACCTGACGGGCTTTGCCCGGCCAAAGTCCTTCCGCAAGCTGCTGGTGGCGCCGATCAACATGCGCGAAGGACTGCTCGCGGAGATTCGCCGCACGGTGGCCGCCCACTCGGCGGAGCGCCCCGCACGCATCCAGATGAAGATGAACGCGCTGGTGGACCCGGTAATGATCCGCGCGCTCTACGAGGCCTCTCGTGCCGGAGTGAAGGTGGACCTCAACATCCGAGGGATCTGCTGCCTGCGCCCCGGGCTCGCGGGCGTCTCGGAGAACATCCGCGTGGTGTCCACACTGGGGCGCTTCCTGGAGCACGCGCGCATCTACTTCTTCGATCGGGGTGGCGAGACGCGGTGCTTCATCGGCTCGGCGGACCTGATGCCGCGCAACCTCGACCACCGCGTGGAGGCCTTCACGCCCGTGGAGGATGCGAACCTGCTCTCCCAGATACGAGACCTGCTCGATCGGTGCTTCGCGGACAACACCCACGCGTGGGATCTCGAAGCGGATGGCACCTGGCGCCGGCGGGCACCCCAGGGCGAGAAGCGCTGGGCCCAGAGCGAGCTGATGGACCGCGCGGTGCGCCTGGCTCAGGCCACCACCGGTCGGCCGACGTCCTGA
- a CDS encoding DNA glycosylase AlkZ-like family protein: MARSTPALTLTLDRARGHWHRRQGLAEPGKGSLEEIVASTSWPRTLGGVDVYLAVRARLPSLRRQDLDEAVAQSRLQVIPAVRGCIYLVPRAQVPLVLRFAEDQSRKRIEKEMEKVGVPQKELADVGEAVIKALRKGPLTTDALRKALPEGVVRSLGEKGKKVGISSTLPPALRHLEFEGKVERTLDTGRLDTERYHWRLPAKNPFTGAKVPSDVAERNARLAEIFLRQTGPVAVASFAAWSGLSQRDARAAMERLPVVPVVVEGYDDEAFVLEQDVAVLKEAVPAATSISLLSFEDNYLTFHGGPGLLTELKHHGVKVTKWGNTKGTTLGDVKHVSARTLFDGDKLVGFWEFDPSSGTVAFSTFDPLPPKRKRAVQEQAQSVATFLKDDVGHARSFSLDTMEAVQERADLIKKM; encoded by the coding sequence GAGATCGTCGCCTCCACGAGCTGGCCCCGCACGCTCGGAGGCGTGGACGTCTACCTCGCGGTTCGTGCGCGCCTGCCCAGCCTGCGCCGGCAGGACCTCGATGAGGCGGTGGCTCAGTCCCGGCTCCAGGTCATCCCCGCCGTGCGTGGCTGCATCTATCTGGTGCCCCGGGCGCAGGTGCCGCTCGTGCTGCGCTTCGCAGAGGACCAGTCTCGCAAGCGCATCGAGAAGGAGATGGAGAAGGTCGGCGTCCCCCAGAAGGAGCTGGCCGATGTCGGGGAGGCCGTGATCAAGGCGCTGCGCAAGGGGCCACTGACGACGGACGCGCTGCGCAAGGCCCTGCCCGAGGGCGTGGTCCGCAGCCTGGGCGAGAAGGGTAAGAAGGTGGGGATTTCCTCGACGCTGCCGCCCGCCCTGCGCCACCTGGAGTTCGAGGGCAAGGTGGAGCGCACCCTGGACACGGGCCGGCTCGACACCGAGCGCTACCACTGGCGGCTGCCGGCGAAGAACCCCTTCACGGGCGCCAAGGTTCCGAGCGACGTGGCCGAGCGGAACGCGCGTCTGGCGGAGATCTTCCTGCGGCAGACCGGGCCGGTGGCGGTGGCGAGCTTCGCGGCCTGGTCAGGGCTGTCGCAGCGAGATGCCCGCGCGGCCATGGAGCGTCTGCCCGTGGTGCCGGTGGTGGTGGAGGGCTACGACGACGAGGCCTTCGTGCTGGAGCAGGACGTGGCGGTCCTGAAGGAGGCGGTGCCCGCGGCCACCTCCATCTCGTTGCTCTCGTTCGAGGACAACTACCTCACCTTCCACGGAGGTCCCGGGCTGCTCACCGAGCTGAAGCACCACGGGGTGAAGGTGACGAAGTGGGGGAACACGAAGGGCACGACGCTGGGAGACGTGAAGCACGTCTCGGCACGCACCCTGTTCGATGGGGACAAACTGGTCGGCTTCTGGGAGTTCGATCCGTCCTCCGGAACCGTCGCGTTCAGCACCTTCGACCCGCTGCCGCCCAAGCGGAAGCGCGCGGTCCAGGAGCAGGCCCAGAGCGTCGCCACCTTCCTCAAGGACGACGTGGGGCACGCGCGCAGCTTCAGCCTGGACACCATGGAGGCCGTCCAGGAGCGCGCCGACCTCATCAAGAAGATGTGA